A genomic stretch from uncultured Pseudodesulfovibrio sp. includes:
- a CDS encoding MucR family transcriptional regulator → MEDYLKEALEIVKAQASVRTMTEDEITSMVQKLAAGIKAIAEGDSIQTSESAAVDPQKAIREKSILCCVCGKTFKVITKKHLASHNLTPEEYREKFGYKKKLPLVCKSLQRERRKKMKEMQLWTKRGKNK, encoded by the coding sequence ATGGAAGACTATTTGAAAGAAGCCTTGGAGATTGTAAAAGCCCAGGCCAGTGTTCGTACAATGACGGAAGATGAAATTACTTCCATGGTTCAAAAACTTGCAGCAGGCATTAAGGCGATTGCCGAAGGAGACAGTATTCAAACGTCTGAATCGGCCGCAGTTGATCCCCAGAAAGCTATCAGAGAGAAATCAATCCTCTGTTGTGTTTGCGGTAAGACATTTAAAGTAATCACAAAAAAACATCTTGCGAGTCACAATTTAACACCGGAAGAATACAGAGAGAAGTTTGGATATAAGAAAAAACTTCCATTAGTATGCAAATCTCTTCAACGTGAACGCCGAAAAAAAATGAAAGAAATGCAGCTCTGGACAAAAAGAGGAAAGAATAAGTAA